A window from Vigna angularis cultivar LongXiaoDou No.4 chromosome 7, ASM1680809v1, whole genome shotgun sequence encodes these proteins:
- the LOC108337025 gene encoding uncharacterized protein LOC108337025, whose amino-acid sequence MVTMSTISGLGPAPTIAEPSSSKMPLTAADSGSSLGFIFFDKGLWRFRMLPSDNSWCDSTRTLPCLAVTHTRTMWTVRIGGLESVREVSPWESLSQRLCTFLVSGLTLNEAKDSEERRGLSQSERDWGDAKLWGLRGRVLRAVAVVVFLEGVAVRDTTRNLRKRQRVEAMLG is encoded by the coding sequence ATGGTGACAATGTCAACCATTTCGGGATTGGGTCCTGCACCAACAATCGCAGAGCCAAGCTCTTCAAAAATGCCTCTGACGGCGGCGGACTCGGGGTCCTCGTTGGGCTTCATCTTCTTCGATAAGGGCCTGTGGCGCTTCCGGATGTTGCCATCGGACAACTCCTGGTGCGACTCGACGAGGACCTTGCCGTGTTTGGCGGTGACACACACGAGGACGATGTGGACTGTCCGAATAGGAGGACTGGAATCGGTGAGGGAGGTTTCTCCCTGGGAGAGTTTGAGCCAGAGGTTGTGCACGTTTTTGGTGTCGGGCTTGACGCTCAACGAGGCGAAGGACTCGGAGGAGAGGCGGGGTTTGAGCCAATCGGAGAGGGATTGGGGAGACGCGAAGTTGTGGGGGCTTAGGGGTAGGGTGTTGAGGGCAGTGGCTGTGGTGGTATTTTTGGAAGGTGTTGCGGTGAGAGACACGACGAGAAATTTGAGGAAGCGGCAGCGGGTGGAAGCGATGTTGGGCTGA
- the LOC108337450 gene encoding sterol carrier protein 2: MADSSNLKSDAIMEQMKQHFATDAGKKLTEKIGLVYQFHIAPKKLGFDEVVYTVDLKKGEVTKGLYEGGKPDASFSFKDEDFVKIALGKMNPQIAFMRGAMKIKGSLSAAQKFTPDIFPKPSKL, from the exons ATGGCGGATTCTTCGAACCTGAAATCCGACGCGATTATGGAGCAGATGAAGCAGCACTTCGCCACTGACGCTGGCAAAAAGCTCACGGAAAAAATTGGACTAGTTTATCAATTTCACATTGCTCCGAAG AAACTTGGATTTGATGAGGTCGTCTACACCGTTGATCTCAAGAAAGGAGAGGTCACCAAAG GGCTATACGAAGGAGGAAAACCCGATGCATCCTTTTCATTTAAGGACGAGGACTTTGTTAAGATTGCCTTGGGAAAGATGAATCCGCAGATTGCTTTCATGAG GGGTGCGATGAAGATTAAGGGGAGTTTGAGTGCTGCTCAGAAATTTACTCCGGATATCTTCCCAAAGCCTTCCAAGCTGTGA
- the LOC108336353 gene encoding protein WEAK CHLOROPLAST MOVEMENT UNDER BLUE LIGHT 1 isoform X2, protein MEDVEDKPPPETSVIMAEQKPLAETPEENSEVMAGTGFPREFSDLEVSLNTSNDKTIAQVEHLPTGDSASIPEATIHATEESHLDENNFNRQKEGVSAVTASSDVDNLMNPSTSSSEAKELQTGPVELITDSPQTMVADFAVDNSASTSKDAVHVREQSNQGAMPADSEAGELEDMSNRQQGGGSTFCDGSDADNQMELSTSFFKEKELQNDHKKLKIDIPQTIDTDVVVGAVDPPAASDQMTSSSEQIELQNDQKEQKTDPSQDNVTDVALRADDSPSASDDSQIKLLDSSSEKTELQNDQKEQKTDPSQINVTDTTVGAADSPSYAKQMAARRGLIDTAAPFESVKEAVSKFGGIVDWKAHRIQTVERRKHVEHEHEKAQQLIPEYRKKAEAAEKEKMRVLQELDTTKRLIEELKLNLERAQTEERQARQDSELAKLRVEEMEQGIADDSSVAAKAQLEVARARYSSAVIELTSIKEELDSLRGEYASLVVEKDEAVKKSEEAIASSKQVEKTMEDLTIELIATKEALESAHAAHMEAEEQRIGTVMAKDQDCLLWEKELKQAEEELQSLNQKILSAKDLKSKLQAASSLLVDLKAELSVYMESKPDPEGDEEGISKEGPEKPEKKTHSEIQEAVASAKKELEEVKLNIEKATTEVNYLKVAVASLKTELENEKLSFASMKQREGMASITAASLEGELENTISETVLVQMKEKEAREKIAVLPKKLQQAVEENNQAKLLAQEAREELQRVEEEAEVLKGSASTLQSKLLAAEMEIEAARASERLAIAATKALQESQSPKSNTEVDSSNWVTLSVEEYYNLSKQAHDAEKEANMRVATANSKINAAKESELRTLEKLNSVSREMGLRRESLKMAMEKAEKAREGKLGVEQELRKWRADHGQRRKAGSVGKELVKHQSSKSSDAALERHKGSNSFDKSHRLPVPLRYFSSSKSYVHSNSGSVSSSDAKTGKKKKKSFFPWVLMFFGKKKSHTTHSG, encoded by the exons ATGGAGGACGTTGAAGACAAGCCACCCCCAGAAACCTCTGTAATAATGGCTGAGCAGAAGCCGCTGGCAGAAACCCCTGAAGAAAACAGTGAAGTGATGGCTGGCACTGGTTTTCCCAGAGAGTTCTCTGACTTAGAAGTGTCCCTAAATACTTCTAACGATAAAACTATTGCACAAGTTGAACATCTTCCCACAGGTGATTCAGCTTCTATTCCTGAAGCTACAATTCATGCAACAGAAGAAAGCCACCTAGATGAAAATAACTTTAACAGGCAGAAGGAAGGTGTTTCTGCTGTCACTGCTAGCAGTGATGTTGATAATCTGATGAATCCCTCAACATCATCTTCTGAAGCAAAAGAGTTGCAGACTGGCCCCGTAGAACTAATAACAGACTCACCTCAAACCATGGTTGCTGATTTTGCAGTAGATAATTCAGCTTCAACCTCAAAAGATGCTGTTCACGTAAGGGAACAAAGCAACCAAGGAGCCATGCCTGCAGATTCTGAAGCTGGAGAATTAGAAGATATGTCAAATAGGCAACAGGGTGGTGGTTCTACTTTCTGTGATGGCAGTGATGCTGATAATCAGATGGAATTGTCAACTTCCTTTTTCAAGGAAAAAGAGTTGCAGAATGATCACAAAAAACTAAAGATTGATATACCTCAAACAATTGATACTGATGTTGTTGTGGGAGCTGTTGATCCACCTGCTGCCAGTGATCAGATGACTTCCTCTTCTGAACAGATAGAGTTGCAGAATGATCAGAAAGAACAGAAGACAGATCCGTCTCAAGACAATGTTACTGATGTTGCTTTGAGAGCTGATGATTCACCATCTGCCAGTGATGATAGTCAGATAAAACTCTTGGATTCCTCTTCTGAAAAAACAGAGTTGCAGAATGACCAGAAAGAACAGAAGACAGATCCATCTCAAATCAATGTTACTGATACTACTGTGGGAGCCGCTGACTCACCTAGTTATGCCAAGCAGATGGCTGCAAGAAGAGGCCTTATTGATACAGCTGCTCCATTTGAATCTGTCAAGGAAGCTGTTTCCAAATTTGGAGGCATTGTGGATTGGAAGGCTCATAGAATCCAGACAGTGGAG AGACGCAAACATGTAGAGCATGAACATGAAAAGGCACAGCAGCTGATCCCAGAATATAGAAAAAAAGCCGAGGCtgcagagaaagaaaaaatgagagTACTGCAGGAGCTGGATACCACTAAGAGACTAATAGAAGAGCTTAAACTCAACCTAGAGAGGGCTCAAACAGAAGAGCGTCAGGCAAGACAAGACTCAGAACTTGCAAAGCTGAGAGTGGAAGAGATGGAGCAAGGCATTGCAGATGACTCCAGTGTTGCAGCAAAGGCACAGCTTGAGGTAGCTAGAGCTAGGTATTCATCAGCTGTCATAGAGTTAACATCTATAAAAGAAGAGTTGGATTCATTGCGTGGAGAATATGCCTCCTTAGTTGTTGAAAAAGATGAAGCTGTCAAGAAATCTGAAGAGGCTATTGCTTCATCAAAGCAAGTGGAGAAGACAATGGAAGACTTGACCATTGAGCTGATTGCAACAAAGGAGGCACTGGAAAGTGCACATGCTGCACACATGGAAGCAGAGGAACAGAGAATAGGAACAGTCATGGCAAAAGATCAGGACTGTCTCCTTTGGGAGAAGGAACTTAAACAGGCAGAAGAAGAACTCCAGAGTCTCAACCAGAAAATTTTGTCTGCTAAGGATCTCAAATCTAAATTGCAAGCAGCCTCATCTTTGCTGGTTGATTTGAAAGCTGAATTAAGTGTTTATATGGAATCAAAGCCTGACCCAGAAGGTGATGAGGAAGGAATCTCCAAAGAAGGGCCAGAGAAACCAGAGAAGAAGACACACAGTGAAATACAAGAAGCAGTTGCATCTGCCAAAAAGGAACTTGAGGAAGTAAAGCTTAACATAGAGAAAGCCACCACTGAGGTAAATTACTTGAAGGTGGCCGTAGCCTCCTTGAAAACAGAACTTGAAAATGAGAAACTATCCTTTGCCTCCATGAAGCAAAGAGAGGGAATGGCCTCCATCACAGCTGCATCTCTTGAAGGTGAACTGGAGAACACTATATCAGAAACGGTTTTGGTTCAGATGAAGGAAAAGGAAGCCAGAGAGAAAATTGCCGTGCTACCAAAGAAGCTACAGCAAGCAGTTGAAGAGAATAATCAGGCCAAATTGCTTGCTCAAGAAGCTCGTGAAGAGTTGCAGAGAGTAGAGGAGGAGGCTGAAGTATTAAAGGGCAGTGCAAGCACATTGCAGAGCAAATTACTAGCAGCTGAAATGGAGATAGAAGCTGCCAGGGCATCTGAAAGGTTGGCAATAGCAGCAACTAAAGCATTGCAAGAGAGTCAGTCACCTAAGAGCAACACCGAAGTGGATTCATCCAATTGGGTGACACTTTCAGTGGAGGAGTACTATAATCTCAGCAAACAAGCACATGATGCAGAAAAAGAAGCCAACATGAGGGTTGCAACAgctaattctaaaattaatgCAGCGAAGGAATCTGAATTGAGAACCTTGGAGAAGTTGAATAGTGTGAGTAGAGAGATGGGTTTGAGAAGAGAATCTCTGAAGATGGCCATGGAGAAAGCTGAAAAGGCCAGGGAGGGAAAATTAGGTGTAGAACAAGAACTAAGAAAATGGAGGGCTGATCATGGGCAACGAAGAAAGGCTGGTTCAGTAGGCAAAGAATTGGTTAAGCATCAAAGTAGTAAAAGTTCAGACGCTGCTCTTGAAAGACACAAAGGATCAAACAGTTTTGACAAATCTCATCGTTTACCTGTTCCTCTTCGTTACTTTTCCAGTTCAAAGTCATACGTCCATTCTAACAGTGGATCTGTGTCATCATCGGATGCGAAGAccggaaagaagaagaagaagtcaTTCTTCCCATGGGTTTTGATGTTCTTTGGGAAGAAAAAGTCTCACACAACACATTCAGGGTAA
- the LOC108336353 gene encoding protein WEAK CHLOROPLAST MOVEMENT UNDER BLUE LIGHT 1 isoform X1, whose product MHDAFNSSNCFLQMEDVEDKPPPETSVIMAEQKPLAETPEENSEVMAGTGFPREFSDLEVSLNTSNDKTIAQVEHLPTGDSASIPEATIHATEESHLDENNFNRQKEGVSAVTASSDVDNLMNPSTSSSEAKELQTGPVELITDSPQTMVADFAVDNSASTSKDAVHVREQSNQGAMPADSEAGELEDMSNRQQGGGSTFCDGSDADNQMELSTSFFKEKELQNDHKKLKIDIPQTIDTDVVVGAVDPPAASDQMTSSSEQIELQNDQKEQKTDPSQDNVTDVALRADDSPSASDDSQIKLLDSSSEKTELQNDQKEQKTDPSQINVTDTTVGAADSPSYAKQMAARRGLIDTAAPFESVKEAVSKFGGIVDWKAHRIQTVERRKHVEHEHEKAQQLIPEYRKKAEAAEKEKMRVLQELDTTKRLIEELKLNLERAQTEERQARQDSELAKLRVEEMEQGIADDSSVAAKAQLEVARARYSSAVIELTSIKEELDSLRGEYASLVVEKDEAVKKSEEAIASSKQVEKTMEDLTIELIATKEALESAHAAHMEAEEQRIGTVMAKDQDCLLWEKELKQAEEELQSLNQKILSAKDLKSKLQAASSLLVDLKAELSVYMESKPDPEGDEEGISKEGPEKPEKKTHSEIQEAVASAKKELEEVKLNIEKATTEVNYLKVAVASLKTELENEKLSFASMKQREGMASITAASLEGELENTISETVLVQMKEKEAREKIAVLPKKLQQAVEENNQAKLLAQEAREELQRVEEEAEVLKGSASTLQSKLLAAEMEIEAARASERLAIAATKALQESQSPKSNTEVDSSNWVTLSVEEYYNLSKQAHDAEKEANMRVATANSKINAAKESELRTLEKLNSVSREMGLRRESLKMAMEKAEKAREGKLGVEQELRKWRADHGQRRKAGSVGKELVKHQSSKSSDAALERHKGSNSFDKSHRLPVPLRYFSSSKSYVHSNSGSVSSSDAKTGKKKKKSFFPWVLMFFGKKKSHTTHSG is encoded by the exons ATGCATG aTGCCTTTAACTCTTCCAATTGCTTCTTACAAATGGAGGACGTTGAAGACAAGCCACCCCCAGAAACCTCTGTAATAATGGCTGAGCAGAAGCCGCTGGCAGAAACCCCTGAAGAAAACAGTGAAGTGATGGCTGGCACTGGTTTTCCCAGAGAGTTCTCTGACTTAGAAGTGTCCCTAAATACTTCTAACGATAAAACTATTGCACAAGTTGAACATCTTCCCACAGGTGATTCAGCTTCTATTCCTGAAGCTACAATTCATGCAACAGAAGAAAGCCACCTAGATGAAAATAACTTTAACAGGCAGAAGGAAGGTGTTTCTGCTGTCACTGCTAGCAGTGATGTTGATAATCTGATGAATCCCTCAACATCATCTTCTGAAGCAAAAGAGTTGCAGACTGGCCCCGTAGAACTAATAACAGACTCACCTCAAACCATGGTTGCTGATTTTGCAGTAGATAATTCAGCTTCAACCTCAAAAGATGCTGTTCACGTAAGGGAACAAAGCAACCAAGGAGCCATGCCTGCAGATTCTGAAGCTGGAGAATTAGAAGATATGTCAAATAGGCAACAGGGTGGTGGTTCTACTTTCTGTGATGGCAGTGATGCTGATAATCAGATGGAATTGTCAACTTCCTTTTTCAAGGAAAAAGAGTTGCAGAATGATCACAAAAAACTAAAGATTGATATACCTCAAACAATTGATACTGATGTTGTTGTGGGAGCTGTTGATCCACCTGCTGCCAGTGATCAGATGACTTCCTCTTCTGAACAGATAGAGTTGCAGAATGATCAGAAAGAACAGAAGACAGATCCGTCTCAAGACAATGTTACTGATGTTGCTTTGAGAGCTGATGATTCACCATCTGCCAGTGATGATAGTCAGATAAAACTCTTGGATTCCTCTTCTGAAAAAACAGAGTTGCAGAATGACCAGAAAGAACAGAAGACAGATCCATCTCAAATCAATGTTACTGATACTACTGTGGGAGCCGCTGACTCACCTAGTTATGCCAAGCAGATGGCTGCAAGAAGAGGCCTTATTGATACAGCTGCTCCATTTGAATCTGTCAAGGAAGCTGTTTCCAAATTTGGAGGCATTGTGGATTGGAAGGCTCATAGAATCCAGACAGTGGAG AGACGCAAACATGTAGAGCATGAACATGAAAAGGCACAGCAGCTGATCCCAGAATATAGAAAAAAAGCCGAGGCtgcagagaaagaaaaaatgagagTACTGCAGGAGCTGGATACCACTAAGAGACTAATAGAAGAGCTTAAACTCAACCTAGAGAGGGCTCAAACAGAAGAGCGTCAGGCAAGACAAGACTCAGAACTTGCAAAGCTGAGAGTGGAAGAGATGGAGCAAGGCATTGCAGATGACTCCAGTGTTGCAGCAAAGGCACAGCTTGAGGTAGCTAGAGCTAGGTATTCATCAGCTGTCATAGAGTTAACATCTATAAAAGAAGAGTTGGATTCATTGCGTGGAGAATATGCCTCCTTAGTTGTTGAAAAAGATGAAGCTGTCAAGAAATCTGAAGAGGCTATTGCTTCATCAAAGCAAGTGGAGAAGACAATGGAAGACTTGACCATTGAGCTGATTGCAACAAAGGAGGCACTGGAAAGTGCACATGCTGCACACATGGAAGCAGAGGAACAGAGAATAGGAACAGTCATGGCAAAAGATCAGGACTGTCTCCTTTGGGAGAAGGAACTTAAACAGGCAGAAGAAGAACTCCAGAGTCTCAACCAGAAAATTTTGTCTGCTAAGGATCTCAAATCTAAATTGCAAGCAGCCTCATCTTTGCTGGTTGATTTGAAAGCTGAATTAAGTGTTTATATGGAATCAAAGCCTGACCCAGAAGGTGATGAGGAAGGAATCTCCAAAGAAGGGCCAGAGAAACCAGAGAAGAAGACACACAGTGAAATACAAGAAGCAGTTGCATCTGCCAAAAAGGAACTTGAGGAAGTAAAGCTTAACATAGAGAAAGCCACCACTGAGGTAAATTACTTGAAGGTGGCCGTAGCCTCCTTGAAAACAGAACTTGAAAATGAGAAACTATCCTTTGCCTCCATGAAGCAAAGAGAGGGAATGGCCTCCATCACAGCTGCATCTCTTGAAGGTGAACTGGAGAACACTATATCAGAAACGGTTTTGGTTCAGATGAAGGAAAAGGAAGCCAGAGAGAAAATTGCCGTGCTACCAAAGAAGCTACAGCAAGCAGTTGAAGAGAATAATCAGGCCAAATTGCTTGCTCAAGAAGCTCGTGAAGAGTTGCAGAGAGTAGAGGAGGAGGCTGAAGTATTAAAGGGCAGTGCAAGCACATTGCAGAGCAAATTACTAGCAGCTGAAATGGAGATAGAAGCTGCCAGGGCATCTGAAAGGTTGGCAATAGCAGCAACTAAAGCATTGCAAGAGAGTCAGTCACCTAAGAGCAACACCGAAGTGGATTCATCCAATTGGGTGACACTTTCAGTGGAGGAGTACTATAATCTCAGCAAACAAGCACATGATGCAGAAAAAGAAGCCAACATGAGGGTTGCAACAgctaattctaaaattaatgCAGCGAAGGAATCTGAATTGAGAACCTTGGAGAAGTTGAATAGTGTGAGTAGAGAGATGGGTTTGAGAAGAGAATCTCTGAAGATGGCCATGGAGAAAGCTGAAAAGGCCAGGGAGGGAAAATTAGGTGTAGAACAAGAACTAAGAAAATGGAGGGCTGATCATGGGCAACGAAGAAAGGCTGGTTCAGTAGGCAAAGAATTGGTTAAGCATCAAAGTAGTAAAAGTTCAGACGCTGCTCTTGAAAGACACAAAGGATCAAACAGTTTTGACAAATCTCATCGTTTACCTGTTCCTCTTCGTTACTTTTCCAGTTCAAAGTCATACGTCCATTCTAACAGTGGATCTGTGTCATCATCGGATGCGAAGAccggaaagaagaagaagaagtcaTTCTTCCCATGGGTTTTGATGTTCTTTGGGAAGAAAAAGTCTCACACAACACATTCAGGGTAA
- the LOC108337406 gene encoding UDP-glucuronate:xylan alpha-glucuronosyltransferase 2 isoform X1 — MEVSSLQKLFKTAPSKALVIRINLVCLAIFLVVYATLLLQPSSSVYFENAASLVRCSLRECHHKEEKSMKMKAVLEEPEFKTRMRKQNASKIEVPRFFGEMGKGLKMGMVNMHEDDVSEWNNLGETTEVYFERVSEFFNWTDLFPEWIDEEEESDVPSCPEIPMPEFAAYENMDVIIAKLPCKYPEEGWARDVFRLQVHMIVGNLVVKKGKKDWNWKTKVVLWSKCRPMMEVFRCNDLVKQENEWWYYEVDVKWLEQKVSLPVGSCNLALPLWEQGIDKVYDTSKLEQNVQSEARAKREAYATVLHSSEGYVCGAITLAQTLLRTGTKRDLVLLLDSSISAVKRRALELSGWKIRLISRIRNPLAENGTYNEYNYSKFRLWQLTEYERVIFIDADIIILRNLDILFNFPQMSATGNDQSIFNSGIMVLEPSNCTFDVLMSRRHDVVSYNGGDQGFLNEIFVWWHRLPRRVNFLKNFWANTTLEASVKNAMFGADPPRLYAIHYLGLKPWHCYRDYDCNWDVEDQRVYASDVAHRRWWKVHDAMDLRLQSLCRLTRKRRTELNWERRKAGKLGLPDMHWKINVTDPRRQGSLLID, encoded by the exons ATGGAAGTTTCAAGTCTTCAAAAGTTGTTCAAGACAGCACCTTCTAAAGCATTGGTCATCAGAATCAACTTGGTCTGTCTTGCCATCTTTCTTGTCGTTTATGCAACCCTTCTTCTCCAACCATCTTCCTCAGTCTACTTTGAAAATGCAGCCTCCCTTGTTAGGTGCTCCTTGAGGGAATGCCATCACAAG GAAGAAAAAAGCATGAAGATGAAAGCAGTGTTGGAGGAACCAGAATTCAAAACTAGAATGCGAAAGCAGAATGCGAGTAAGATAGAGGTGCCTAGGTTCTTTGGTGAAATGGGGAAGGGATTGAAGATGGGAATGGTGAACATGCATGAAGATGATGTGAGTGAATGGAACAACCTTGGAGAAACAACAGAGGTTTATTTCGAAAGGGTGTCAGAGTTTTTCAATTGGACAGATTTATTTCCGGAATGGATagatgaagaggaagagagTGATGTTCCATCATGCCCGGAGATACCAATGCCAGAGTTTGCAGCATATGAAAACATGGACGTGATCATAGCCAAGTTGCCATGCAAGTACCCTGAAGAAGGGTGGGCAAGGGATGTTTTCAG gtTACAAGTTCATATGATTGTGGGGAATTTGGTGGTGAAGAAAGGGAAGAAGGATTGGAATTGGAAGACAAAGGTGGTGTTGTGGAGCAAGTGTAGGCCAATGATGGAGGTGTTTAGGTGCAACGATTTGGTTAAGCAGGAAAATGAGTGGTGGTATTATGAGGTTGATGTAAAGTGGTTGGAGCAGAAGGTGTCTTTGCCTGTTGGTTCTTGCAATTTGGCTCTGCCTCTGTGGGAACAAG GAATCGACAAGGTGTACGACACGTCAAAACTGGAACAGAACGTTCAAAGCGAAGCTCGAGCGAAACGCGAGGCCTACGCAACGGTTCTTCACTCGTCGGAAGGCTACGTTTGCGGCGCAATAACGCTGGCGCAGACGCTTCTCCGGACGGGAACCAAACGCGACCTCGTGCTCCTCCTCGACAGCTCCATCTCCGCCGTCAAGCGCCGCGCCCTCGAGCTCTCCGGCTGGAAGATCCGACTCATCTCCCGGATCCGGAACCCGCTGGCCGAGAACGGCACCTACAATGAGTACAACTACAGCAAGTTCAGGTTGTGGCAGTTGACGGAGTACGAGAGAGTGATCTTCATCGACGCCGACATCATCATCCTCCGCAACCTCGACATCCTCTTCAATTTCCCTCAGATGTCCGCTACCGGTAATGACCAGTCCATCTTCAACTCCGGCATCATGGTTCTCGAACCTTCCAACTGCACCTTCGATGTTCTCATGTCGCGCCGCCACGATGTCGTCTCGTACAACGG GGGCGACCAGGGTTTCCTGAACGAGATATTCGTGTGGTGGCACAGGCTTCCTCGGCGCGTGAACTTTCTGAAGAACTTCTGGGCGAACACGACGCTGGAGGCGAGTGTGAAGAACGCGATGTTCGGCGCGGACCCTCCGAGACTCTACGCGATCCATTACCTGGGTCTGAAGCCCTGGCACTGTTACAGGGACTACGACTGCAACTGGGATGTGGAAGATCAGAGGGTCTACGCCAGCGACGTGGCGCATCGACGGTGGTGGAAGGTTCACGACGCCATGGACTTGCGGCTGCAGAGCCTCTGCCGGTTGACCCGAAAGAGAAGGACGGAGCTCAACTGGGAGAGGCGAAAGGCAGGGAAGCTTGGGCTGCCGGACATGCACTGGAAGATCAATGTCACAGATCCCAGAAGACAAGGCTCGCTTTTGATTGATTAG
- the LOC108337406 gene encoding UDP-glucuronate:xylan alpha-glucuronosyltransferase 2 isoform X2, producing the protein MPSQGKEEKSMKMKAVLEEPEFKTRMRKQNASKIEVPRFFGEMGKGLKMGMVNMHEDDVSEWNNLGETTEVYFERVSEFFNWTDLFPEWIDEEEESDVPSCPEIPMPEFAAYENMDVIIAKLPCKYPEEGWARDVFRLQVHMIVGNLVVKKGKKDWNWKTKVVLWSKCRPMMEVFRCNDLVKQENEWWYYEVDVKWLEQKVSLPVGSCNLALPLWEQGIDKVYDTSKLEQNVQSEARAKREAYATVLHSSEGYVCGAITLAQTLLRTGTKRDLVLLLDSSISAVKRRALELSGWKIRLISRIRNPLAENGTYNEYNYSKFRLWQLTEYERVIFIDADIIILRNLDILFNFPQMSATGNDQSIFNSGIMVLEPSNCTFDVLMSRRHDVVSYNGGDQGFLNEIFVWWHRLPRRVNFLKNFWANTTLEASVKNAMFGADPPRLYAIHYLGLKPWHCYRDYDCNWDVEDQRVYASDVAHRRWWKVHDAMDLRLQSLCRLTRKRRTELNWERRKAGKLGLPDMHWKINVTDPRRQGSLLID; encoded by the exons ATGCCATCACAAGGTAAG GAAGAAAAAAGCATGAAGATGAAAGCAGTGTTGGAGGAACCAGAATTCAAAACTAGAATGCGAAAGCAGAATGCGAGTAAGATAGAGGTGCCTAGGTTCTTTGGTGAAATGGGGAAGGGATTGAAGATGGGAATGGTGAACATGCATGAAGATGATGTGAGTGAATGGAACAACCTTGGAGAAACAACAGAGGTTTATTTCGAAAGGGTGTCAGAGTTTTTCAATTGGACAGATTTATTTCCGGAATGGATagatgaagaggaagagagTGATGTTCCATCATGCCCGGAGATACCAATGCCAGAGTTTGCAGCATATGAAAACATGGACGTGATCATAGCCAAGTTGCCATGCAAGTACCCTGAAGAAGGGTGGGCAAGGGATGTTTTCAG gtTACAAGTTCATATGATTGTGGGGAATTTGGTGGTGAAGAAAGGGAAGAAGGATTGGAATTGGAAGACAAAGGTGGTGTTGTGGAGCAAGTGTAGGCCAATGATGGAGGTGTTTAGGTGCAACGATTTGGTTAAGCAGGAAAATGAGTGGTGGTATTATGAGGTTGATGTAAAGTGGTTGGAGCAGAAGGTGTCTTTGCCTGTTGGTTCTTGCAATTTGGCTCTGCCTCTGTGGGAACAAG GAATCGACAAGGTGTACGACACGTCAAAACTGGAACAGAACGTTCAAAGCGAAGCTCGAGCGAAACGCGAGGCCTACGCAACGGTTCTTCACTCGTCGGAAGGCTACGTTTGCGGCGCAATAACGCTGGCGCAGACGCTTCTCCGGACGGGAACCAAACGCGACCTCGTGCTCCTCCTCGACAGCTCCATCTCCGCCGTCAAGCGCCGCGCCCTCGAGCTCTCCGGCTGGAAGATCCGACTCATCTCCCGGATCCGGAACCCGCTGGCCGAGAACGGCACCTACAATGAGTACAACTACAGCAAGTTCAGGTTGTGGCAGTTGACGGAGTACGAGAGAGTGATCTTCATCGACGCCGACATCATCATCCTCCGCAACCTCGACATCCTCTTCAATTTCCCTCAGATGTCCGCTACCGGTAATGACCAGTCCATCTTCAACTCCGGCATCATGGTTCTCGAACCTTCCAACTGCACCTTCGATGTTCTCATGTCGCGCCGCCACGATGTCGTCTCGTACAACGG GGGCGACCAGGGTTTCCTGAACGAGATATTCGTGTGGTGGCACAGGCTTCCTCGGCGCGTGAACTTTCTGAAGAACTTCTGGGCGAACACGACGCTGGAGGCGAGTGTGAAGAACGCGATGTTCGGCGCGGACCCTCCGAGACTCTACGCGATCCATTACCTGGGTCTGAAGCCCTGGCACTGTTACAGGGACTACGACTGCAACTGGGATGTGGAAGATCAGAGGGTCTACGCCAGCGACGTGGCGCATCGACGGTGGTGGAAGGTTCACGACGCCATGGACTTGCGGCTGCAGAGCCTCTGCCGGTTGACCCGAAAGAGAAGGACGGAGCTCAACTGGGAGAGGCGAAAGGCAGGGAAGCTTGGGCTGCCGGACATGCACTGGAAGATCAATGTCACAGATCCCAGAAGACAAGGCTCGCTTTTGATTGATTAG